In Labrus bergylta chromosome 5, fLabBer1.1, whole genome shotgun sequence, the genomic window gtgtgtgtgtgtgtgtgtgtgtgtaatcacagttctgttttgtttttaactgaggagagttaacacttttaaaaagttgtgttgaaaatgtctttggctctaattttacattttaaactaacTTTTTGTGTGCAGTATTATTCAGTGAGGACATTCTGTTATAGCGGCTGCATTAGAGAGTAATGCAACAGCGCCACCTCCAGTCGAGGTAACACAATGACAACGCCACAGTTAACTACGTCACATCCGGTGTAAACATGGCAGCGCACAGACAAATGTCACATTACTTCTGTTGCTGAAAaggaggatttttctttttatccttGTTCCACATCTTCCGTagagggaattaaaaaaaaaaagaagcgaaACTTGGGAAGAGTTTGCTTCGCTTCAATCAATATTCTTGGAGGTATTTCCCTCATTTtgttcacatttaaaatcacacgTAGTCGTGAAACAAGTGCCGTGTGCTGTTAGCCGATAGCATCAGCTAACGATGTTAATGTTGACATTTAATGACATTTATAGGATTATCTTCACATTATAACAATCTGAGGATCAGAAGTGGCgttgttaaaagaaaaggcgtatcgtgtttattttattttgtgtgtgtcttgcaGGGTAATCCAGCCAACACCATGGTTCATTTATGTGAGTATAAAGTAACCTTTTTGCACTTTCATgttgatgttgtgctttgtgatttttgttgtaGCAGGTTCTGTCTGTTTTAACTGAAAGCCAAACATTTATCATTTAGGTTATCAAGTAACCTTTACCGACTATTTATCCATAACGTCATGAATTTATTAAGAGTTCAAGTGTATGATTTCGGTTGTGTGTACATGTCTGGAAATGACAccaggtgtgtttttgttacctTTGTGTAAGCACTTGCTCCTGGtgctttctctccccctccgGAGGTCGCCATGTTGCGGCGCCATGTTTCTACAGGAGCCGAGAACGAACAAATCTGACTAGAGAGGCCTTTCCTCCTTTCCGCGAGTTTCAGTGCTTGTTTGTTGAGAGGGGGGTCGgtttttagatttgtttgtaATTTGCAACATCACCAACTCTTGCCAGTATTTGATATCAATATTATTTTCAACACGGACAGCTTCGTCAAGATCGAAATAATTGCGttgaccttttctttaaatggtaaatggacttgagcttataaagcgcttttctagtcttccgactactcaaagtgcttttacaccgcatgtcacacccacccattcacacactgatggtagtgatcgctatgtagtatcatccatcagaagtaactaatcccattcatacaccgtcactgaagcagtgggagcaatcagtgtcttgcccaaggacacatcggacgtgttgcccagctggggattgaaccctcgactctaccaactgagcacAGCCGCCCTTTgacaaaaaactaaacaaaaatgtGACTGGCGTGAAGAAGGAATTGGggaatatttgatatttttactTCTAAGAAAGTGTAACTATTAATTGATCAACAAAAttattgtttgttattttttgtcttgtcaatcaatcaaacgTTTTTCCACAGCACGACTCAAACGTGTACTTGGCTAAAATATTGCTTAGTATGTAGCAGCTTTTATAGAGCAAGTGTTTCCAactggaaagagaaaaagtcaacagaaacaacaaagctttatacataaaatacaaattGGATGTAGTAAACCAAAGCAAACTGCTCTTTAACTCACTGCTCTTCCATCATTCCTAATCACAAAAGTAGTGTTAATTGTAGAGTGGGATCATATGTGGAAAAACTCAAGGTTTCTATGGTTGATGTCAATATCTAGGTGCACAAGTTTCCTTGATATGAAATATGCTAAGGGTTATGGTCTTGAATGATGCAGCCTAGGGGTCATCTCTCTCACTGATGCAGTTAGGATTTCAGCAGTAacaataaacatatttatttcctCTCCAATGAAAGtttctgtgctttttttctttctgcagcctCTTTTTTGCTAAAGAATTACCATGGGGGTTACGTCGTCATCCGATTGGCTCTCGCTGGCCACAAGCAAGCTAACAGGCCATTTTATCGTATTGTGGCAGCTTACAACAAAAGAGCAAGAGACAGTAAATATATAGAGCAGCTGGGTACCTATGACCCCCTCCCAAACATCTACAACGAGAAACTTGTCAGCTTCAACTTCGACCGCATCAAGTACTGGATTGGCTGTGGTGCTCACCCTACACAGTCAGCGGCCAAACTCCTAGGTGTGTATTCATTCActacatgaaaaacaaaacatttaaatatgtaattACACATGATCTCCTTAAGTTTTGAAAGATTCTAGCCCCCCGTCAGCAATGCCTCATCCATAAtttgttgaaaaatgtgttgtaaaaaatgttttcttcttcatacTCCTTATCTTTCCCAGGGTTGGCAGGATTCTTTCCCCTGCACCCCATGACGATAACAGTGGCGGAGCGTCAGAGAGCACAAACATTACAGGCAGAAACATCAACAGCAGAAGAGGACATGCGCGAGCAGTCACAGAAGGAGGCTGATGTGTGAGAATGAATCTTCAGGACTGTGTGACTGTCCAGCAGCAAGACGACGTCAGTTATTTGGAAAGGAAACTGTCGGGTGGACTGGTTGTAGTGGCGTCCTATATCAGATGCCAACAGAAGTTTTTGGTTGCTGTCGCAGCGGCTATGATCACTTCATGAAAGAAATTGTTGCTCAAATTCAGTATCTGCAGTTTTCCTGAGAGTGATGTGTCATTACAGCCAACTGTTTGTGTGCCCTGTTCATTTGAGTTGAATAAAGTATTATATGTTAATATTGCACTcgtttattaattttttttagttaaccttaatttaaccaggaaagaactCACGTTTTTTTCGAGAGTGTCCTTGCCAAGACAGGAGTCTCAGACAAATATTAAGCAGACATCCATACAAACACAATATATTAtgtataattataaaacattaaaaagcactaaataacaaatttaaacaGCAAGATTTGTCAAGATGGCCTACAACCAGAACTATATGAGGTAGAACACTgacagccagatgtgtctgcctccaagtcatttaacgTCCTTCTAAAGGCATCAAATAAGAGCAGCttgttaaatttaaatttaaaggtcCTAAGCTTTAAATTTACGATTACAAGTCCCTGTACTTTTCTGactgatatactgtatgtcaggAGGTTTGAAGGAGACAGACCTAAAGTAGACCTGTAGATAAAAATATGCCAGTGTTTAAGCCTGCGTTTGGAAAAAGACGACCATCCAACACATGTATAATACAAACACTGATGAGTGGGTCTGGAGTGGACGCTGAGCTGCACATTACAGTGTCATAAGGGTGAAATTGAAAAttaacattgaaaacattttgatcaatgtttttgttacttttttctgTGTCCTCTGTTCAACTCTGGCTTTTACAGATGTTAAGAAACTcaagaaattattttattttgtttacttttaatcCAATTGTGGACATTGCAATAGGTAATGCTTTTGTTGTATGCCTCCTATTTGATCAAgtacagtctgtttttttttctggtaatAGCTTTGTATTTGTTCTTCTGCAGACAAGGAAGTGTTGTTGCAGAGAACATGACGGAGAACACTTACACAAACAGTAAAGCAGTCACATCCAGTTTGTCAGCACACAAGTTGATGAGGTGTTGAATGATATCTTGGATTACATAAGTGACCTCAATAAGATTTCTCAGGCATTTCATAACACACCGGTTCAGTTAATTGAGTCGCCTTCCAGGCACCTGAGATTAAAGGGAGGTGACATTGAAGTTCTTGACTTTTTGCTGCTTTGCACTATCAGTGTTTTCTCATTCTGTACTTGTtttaaaagatatatatttgtgtttttggtactcaaacaaaatgcaaaaaagtcAGTGATATATAATTTAGAATAACACTTAATCTTTTACTTTTAAGTAATAATACTTTTGATCTCATATACACATAGTATGAGACCAAACTCAAAATTAAAAAGCTGTAAATAAATGACCATGACGACTATGTGttttaacttcatcattcagcAATAAACATGgtcatggtaaaaaaaacaaaaacgtttcCTCACTAGGAGTTGCAACAATCAGTTGCTACCCCATTTTTGCCACATTTGACAGGGTTCTAATGATCTAAGCAGAGGACAATATATTGTTAATTCATGATGCTCCTCCATCTGTTGGGCAGACATgacatcttcttcttcatgcaATCTTTCTTCCTtccactttttttccttttcagcttAAATCCAT contains:
- the mrps16 gene encoding 28S ribosomal protein S16, mitochondrial encodes the protein MVHLSSFLLKNYHGGYVVIRLALAGHKQANRPFYRIVAAYNKRARDSKYIEQLGTYDPLPNIYNEKLVSFNFDRIKYWIGCGAHPTQSAAKLLGLAGFFPLHPMTITVAERQRAQTLQAETSTAEEDMREQSQKEADV